A DNA window from Leptolyngbya sp. KIOST-1 contains the following coding sequences:
- a CDS encoding four-carbon acid sugar kinase family protein: MAQPKIIVLDDDPTGSQTVHSCLLLMQWDVETLREGLRDSAPIFFVLTNTRALTPVAAEAVTREVCQNLKQAIALEGIEDFLVVSRSDSTLRGHYPVETDAIADELGPFDAHFLVPAFFEGGRITRDSTHYLTVEGTPTPVHETEFAKDSVFGYSTSYLPDYVAEKTKGRIPAATVERFVLTDLRSGSLDRLMALEHNVCCAVDGETQADLNQFAQDLLAAAAQGKKFLFRSAASILTALAALPPQPIDADHMRTYVRGGVPGAIIVGSHVKKTTQQLEKLLQEPGVTGIEVDVAQLRDGGPTAHSDLLAHILAQVETAHSKGQVPVVYTSRDELTFDTVQARLDFGVEVSTLLMDVIKGLPADIGFLISKGGITSNDTLSTGLALRTARLLGQILPGVSAVRTPADHPQFPDLPVVLFPGNVGDGDALALAYRRLNG, encoded by the coding sequence ATGGCTCAGCCCAAAATCATTGTTCTCGACGACGACCCCACCGGTTCCCAGACGGTACACAGCTGCCTGTTGCTGATGCAGTGGGATGTGGAGACCCTGCGGGAAGGACTGCGGGACAGTGCGCCAATTTTCTTTGTGCTGACCAATACCCGCGCTTTGACCCCGGTGGCGGCGGAAGCGGTCACTCGGGAGGTTTGCCAGAACCTGAAGCAGGCGATCGCCCTGGAGGGCATCGAGGACTTTCTGGTGGTCAGCCGCTCCGATTCCACCCTGCGGGGCCACTACCCGGTGGAAACCGACGCGATCGCAGACGAACTCGGCCCCTTCGACGCCCACTTTCTGGTGCCCGCCTTCTTCGAGGGGGGCCGCATCACCCGCGACAGCACCCACTACTTGACCGTTGAGGGCACCCCCACCCCGGTCCATGAGACCGAATTTGCCAAAGACTCGGTATTTGGCTACAGCACCAGCTACCTGCCCGACTACGTGGCGGAAAAAACTAAGGGCCGCATCCCCGCCGCTACCGTGGAGCGCTTTGTGCTGACGGATCTGCGCAGCGGCTCCCTGGACCGGTTGATGGCTCTGGAACACAACGTCTGCTGCGCCGTTGATGGCGAAACCCAGGCCGACCTCAACCAGTTTGCTCAGGACCTGCTGGCCGCCGCCGCCCAGGGCAAGAAATTTCTATTTCGTAGTGCTGCCAGCATCCTCACCGCCCTGGCGGCTCTGCCCCCCCAGCCCATCGACGCCGACCACATGAGAACCTACGTGCGCGGCGGCGTGCCCGGGGCGATCATCGTCGGCTCCCACGTCAAAAAGACCACCCAGCAGCTGGAGAAACTGCTGCAGGAGCCGGGGGTGACGGGCATCGAAGTCGATGTGGCCCAGTTGCGCGATGGGGGCCCAACCGCCCACAGCGATCTGCTCGCCCACATCTTGGCCCAGGTGGAAACGGCCCACAGCAAAGGCCAGGTGCCCGTGGTCTACACCAGCCGCGACGAACTTACCTTCGATACGGTGCAGGCCCGCCTAGACTTTGGGGTTGAGGTCTCAACTCTGTTGATGGACGTAATCAAGGGACTGCCCGCCGACATTGGCTTTCTCATCAGCAAGGGCGGCATCACCTCCAACGACACCCTCAGTACCGGACTGGCCCTGCGCACCGCCCGCCTGCTGGGGCAGATTCTACCCGGCGTTTCGGCGGTGCGCACCCCCGCCGACCATCCCCAGTTCCCAGATTTGCCCGTGGTGTTGTTTCCTGGCAATGTAGGCGATGGGGATGCGCTGGCGCTGGCCTACCGGCGACTCAACGGCTAA
- the hslO gene encoding Hsp33 family molecular chaperone HslO: protein MVDQLIRATAADGGIRVVGVITTTLTEVARQRHNLSYVATAALGRTLSAGLLLASSMKQPQGRVNIRVRGNGPLGGILVDAGMDGTARGYVDNPAIELPPNPQGKLDVGGAVGREGYVYVVRDMGYGYPYSSTVELVSGEIGDDLTHYLVNSEQTPSALVLGVFVGANGVEAAGGLLLQILPRAAEDTEMVALIESRLAGLTGFTPLLRANKTLPQIFTDLVGDLGLEILPETQMVQFKCPCSFDRMLGALKMLGEAELQDMIEKDNGAEATCHFCNEVYHTSSDQLAQLIEDLREERQEAGR, encoded by the coding sequence ATGGTAGATCAATTGATTCGAGCAACCGCCGCCGACGGTGGCATTCGGGTGGTTGGCGTCATCACCACAACCTTGACTGAGGTGGCCCGACAGCGCCACAACCTGTCCTACGTCGCCACGGCGGCCCTGGGGCGCACCCTGTCGGCGGGGCTGCTGCTGGCCTCCAGCATGAAGCAACCCCAGGGGCGGGTCAACATTCGGGTACGGGGCAATGGGCCCCTGGGCGGCATCCTGGTGGATGCGGGTATGGACGGCACCGCCCGGGGCTACGTGGATAACCCTGCCATTGAGCTGCCCCCCAACCCCCAGGGCAAGCTGGACGTGGGTGGGGCCGTGGGCCGGGAGGGCTATGTCTACGTGGTGCGCGACATGGGCTACGGCTATCCCTACTCCAGCACCGTTGAGCTGGTTTCCGGCGAAATCGGCGACGACCTCACCCACTACCTGGTCAACTCCGAGCAGACCCCCTCGGCCCTGGTGCTGGGGGTGTTTGTGGGGGCCAACGGCGTAGAGGCCGCCGGGGGACTGCTGCTGCAAATCTTGCCCCGCGCCGCCGAAGACACCGAGATGGTGGCACTGATCGAAAGTCGCCTGGCGGGCCTGACCGGCTTTACCCCCCTGCTGCGGGCCAACAAAACCCTGCCCCAGATCTTTACCGACCTGGTGGGCGACCTGGGTCTGGAGATCTTGCCCGAAACCCAGATGGTGCAGTTTAAGTGCCCCTGTTCCTTCGATCGCATGCTGGGGGCCCTCAAAATGCTGGGTGAAGCCGAACTCCAGGACATGATCGAAAAAGACAATGGGGCCGAGGCTACCTGCCACTTCTGCAACGAGGTCTACCACACCAGCAGCGACCAGCTGGCTCAGCTGATCGAAGACCTGCGGGAGGAACGCCAAGAAGCTGGCCGGTAG
- a CDS encoding NUDIX domain-containing protein, with translation MTKKSAGLLMYRTQNHRLEVLLVHSGGPYWTNRRWQAWTIPKGEIDPGEDTFEAAKREFFEETGQMPTGVFWPLHPVRQAGGKLVFAWAFEGNFNPATLHSNTFMLEWPPRSGVLKEFPEVDQAAWFELDEARKRIIKAQGQFLDELVQLLGQVPPEPLTPRQRVE, from the coding sequence ATGACTAAGAAAAGTGCCGGGCTACTCATGTATCGCACCCAAAATCACCGCCTGGAGGTTTTGCTGGTGCATTCGGGCGGTCCCTACTGGACAAATCGCCGCTGGCAGGCTTGGACGATTCCCAAGGGTGAAATTGACCCTGGGGAAGATACCTTTGAGGCTGCCAAGCGCGAGTTTTTTGAGGAGACGGGGCAGATGCCTACGGGGGTGTTTTGGCCCCTGCACCCCGTCCGTCAGGCCGGAGGTAAGTTGGTGTTTGCCTGGGCCTTTGAGGGCAACTTTAACCCCGCTACCCTGCACAGCAACACCTTTATGCTGGAGTGGCCACCCCGTTCAGGCGTGCTGAAGGAATTTCCCGAGGTGGATCAGGCCGCCTGGTTCGAGCTCGACGAGGCCAGAAAACGCATTATTAAAGCCCAGGGTCAGTTTCTAGATGAGTTGGTGCAGCTGCTGGGGCAGGTGCCGCCGGAACCTTTAACCCCCAGGCAGCGGGTAGAGTAG
- a CDS encoding zinc-ribbon domain-containing protein has translation MLIRCVTAQGVFIWQIQGMQVGAADPSAWTAHQAVPLESTTAESWAMPPMTPMAPMPPLTMGNMTLGDMQMSSNPMTMRMGDMTLSMGEAKAPGSMAAPASTPEGQKFCTQCGTAVNPSDRFCGSCGHRLH, from the coding sequence GTGCTGATTCGCTGTGTGACGGCGCAGGGGGTCTTCATCTGGCAAATTCAGGGTATGCAGGTTGGGGCCGCCGACCCCTCTGCCTGGACGGCTCACCAGGCTGTTCCTCTGGAGTCTACGACGGCCGAGTCATGGGCCATGCCCCCCATGACACCGATGGCACCGATGCCCCCATTAACTATGGGCAACATGACCCTGGGCGACATGCAGATGTCCTCCAATCCCATGACCATGCGCATGGGCGACATGACCCTGAGCATGGGTGAGGCTAAGGCCCCGGGGTCGATGGCCGCCCCTGCCAGTACCCCCGAGGGTCAAAAATTTTGTACCCAGTGTGGTACCGCCGTGAACCCCAGCGATCGCTTCTGCGGCAGCTGCGGCCATCGGCTTCACTAA
- the aqpZ gene encoding aquaporin Z, with product MPITKRCLAEFLGTLWLVLGGCGSAVLAGIFLDGSGAFNLGIGFLGVSLAFGLTVLTMAYAIGHISGCHLNPAVSFGLWAAGRFPSGELLPYIVAQVLGGILGAGIIYLIATGQPGFAIDPSAGNPLATNGFGAHSPGGFSLLACFVCEVVMTFFFLMIILGATDFRAPVGLAPVAIGLGLTLIHLISIPVTNTSVNPARSTGPALFVGGPLVGQLWLFWVAPILGALLAGWVYATFFADNSEKTLRTDQPNPAA from the coding sequence ATGCCTATTACAAAGCGTTGTTTGGCTGAGTTTTTGGGAACGTTATGGCTCGTGCTGGGCGGCTGCGGCAGCGCCGTTCTGGCGGGTATTTTTCTTGACGGCAGCGGTGCCTTCAATTTGGGCATCGGCTTTTTGGGGGTGTCCCTGGCCTTTGGCCTCACGGTATTGACCATGGCCTACGCCATTGGCCATATCTCCGGTTGTCACCTCAACCCCGCAGTGTCCTTTGGGCTGTGGGCCGCGGGGCGCTTTCCCAGCGGTGAACTGCTGCCCTACATTGTGGCTCAGGTGCTGGGGGGAATCCTGGGAGCAGGCATTATTTACCTGATTGCCACGGGGCAGCCGGGTTTTGCCATCGACCCCTCGGCAGGCAACCCCCTGGCTACCAACGGCTTTGGGGCCCACTCGCCAGGCGGGTTTAGCCTGTTGGCCTGCTTTGTCTGCGAAGTGGTGATGACCTTCTTCTTCCTGATGATCATCCTGGGGGCCACCGACTTTCGCGCTCCGGTGGGCTTGGCCCCGGTGGCCATTGGCCTGGGCCTGACGCTGATTCACCTGATTAGCATTCCAGTCACCAACACTTCGGTCAACCCCGCCCGCAGCACTGGTCCGGCGCTGTTTGTCGGAGGACCACTGGTAGGTCAGCTATGGCTCTTTTGGGTGGCCCCTATCCTGGGTGCCCTGCTAGCCGGTTGGGTCTATGCCACCTTCTTCGCCGACAACAGCGAAAAGACCCTGCGTACCGATCAACCCAACCCAGCAGCTTAG
- the glgX gene encoding glycogen debranching protein GlgX, translating to MGMQVWPGRPHPLGATWDGTGTNFALFSENATAVELCLFDDGDRETRLPLTEVDNYVWHGYLNEVKPGQRYGFRVYGPHDPGAGQRFNPHKLLIDPYARALDGDVQFDPAIFGYDIEATDDLEHLDLSFSEVDSAPFMPKAVVVDPSFDWEGDRPLDTPWHRTIIYETHVKGLTRLHPEVPEPLRGTYAGLAHPATIDHLTRLGITAVELLPVHHFHAYPGHLANTGLRNYWGYDSLNYFAPYGGYSRAGQAGGQVNEFKQMVKALHQAGIEVILDVVYNHTGEGSHLGPTLSLRGIDNAVYYRLVEDAPRYYMDFTGCGNSLNVRHPQILKLIMDSLRYWVLEMHVDGFRFDLASALARELYEVDSLAAFFDIIHQDPVLSTIKLIAEPWDLGEGGYQVGNFPLLWSEWNGKYRDSMRDFWRDHDCRLGEFAFRITGSSDLYQANGKRPHASINFITCHDGFTLRDLVSYNEKHNLANHENNRDGESYNRSWNCGAEGDTDDPDILALRRRQQRNLLATLFLSQGVPMILGGDEIGRTQQGNNNTYCQDSRLSWFDWSLTPMQQDQLDFVCQLIRLRREHPAFARRHWFQGRAIHGSGVHDIGWYNPDGSEISIDQWHDGSAKAIAVYLNGEELMTVQTAGQRLVDDSFLLFFNAQAEAQAFQIPAEVKKERWSMVLNTSDPKGFIQEKRIYKPGSAIAVADFSLVVLCSPRVQPAGAQR from the coding sequence ATGGGAATGCAAGTCTGGCCGGGTCGTCCCCATCCCCTAGGCGCTACCTGGGATGGCACGGGCACAAACTTTGCCTTGTTTTCAGAGAATGCAACGGCGGTTGAACTCTGTCTGTTTGACGATGGCGATCGCGAAACCCGCCTGCCGCTGACTGAGGTTGACAACTATGTCTGGCACGGCTACTTGAACGAGGTTAAGCCCGGGCAGCGCTATGGCTTCCGGGTCTATGGCCCCCACGATCCGGGGGCAGGGCAGCGGTTCAACCCCCACAAACTGCTGATCGATCCCTACGCCCGGGCCTTAGACGGCGACGTTCAGTTTGATCCAGCCATCTTTGGCTATGACATCGAGGCCACCGACGATCTGGAGCATCTGGACCTGTCGTTTTCTGAGGTCGACAGTGCCCCCTTCATGCCTAAGGCCGTTGTGGTCGATCCTAGCTTTGACTGGGAGGGCGATCGCCCCCTCGACACCCCCTGGCACCGCACCATCATCTACGAAACCCACGTGAAGGGCCTCACCCGGCTCCACCCCGAGGTGCCGGAACCGCTGCGGGGCACCTATGCCGGGCTGGCCCACCCCGCCACTATCGACCACCTCACCCGGCTGGGCATTACCGCCGTCGAGCTGCTGCCTGTGCACCATTTCCACGCCTACCCTGGCCACCTGGCCAACACGGGGTTGCGCAACTACTGGGGATACGACTCGCTCAACTACTTTGCCCCCTACGGCGGCTATAGCAGGGCCGGGCAGGCCGGGGGCCAGGTGAACGAATTTAAGCAGATGGTGAAGGCCCTGCACCAGGCCGGCATCGAGGTGATCTTAGATGTGGTCTACAACCACACCGGGGAGGGTAGCCACCTGGGGCCAACCCTGAGCCTACGGGGCATCGACAATGCCGTCTACTACCGCCTGGTGGAGGACGCTCCCCGCTACTACATGGACTTCACCGGCTGCGGCAACTCCCTGAACGTGCGCCATCCCCAGATTCTCAAGCTGATTATGGACAGCCTGCGCTACTGGGTACTGGAGATGCACGTCGACGGCTTTCGCTTTGACCTGGCTTCGGCCCTGGCCCGGGAACTCTACGAGGTGGATAGCCTGGCCGCCTTCTTCGATATCATCCACCAGGACCCGGTGTTGTCGACCATCAAGCTGATCGCCGAACCCTGGGATTTGGGCGAGGGTGGCTACCAGGTGGGGAATTTTCCGCTGCTGTGGTCGGAGTGGAACGGCAAGTACCGCGACTCCATGCGCGACTTCTGGCGGGACCACGACTGTCGCCTGGGAGAGTTTGCCTTTCGCATCACCGGCAGCTCAGACCTGTACCAGGCCAATGGCAAGCGCCCCCACGCCAGCATCAATTTCATTACCTGTCACGACGGCTTCACCCTGCGGGATCTGGTCAGCTATAACGAAAAACACAACCTGGCCAACCACGAGAACAACCGCGATGGCGAGAGCTACAACCGCTCCTGGAACTGCGGGGCTGAGGGAGATACCGACGACCCCGACATTCTGGCCCTGCGGCGTCGCCAGCAGCGCAACCTGCTGGCGACGCTGTTTTTGTCCCAGGGAGTTCCAATGATTCTGGGCGGGGACGAAATTGGCCGCACCCAGCAGGGCAACAACAACACCTACTGCCAGGACAGCCGACTGTCCTGGTTTGATTGGTCGCTGACCCCCATGCAGCAGGATCAGCTGGATTTTGTCTGTCAGCTGATTAGACTGCGGCGGGAGCACCCCGCCTTTGCCCGGCGCCACTGGTTTCAGGGTCGCGCTATCCACGGTTCTGGCGTCCACGATATTGGCTGGTACAACCCCGATGGCAGCGAGATTAGCATCGATCAGTGGCACGACGGTTCGGCCAAGGCGATCGCGGTCTACCTCAACGGCGAAGAACTCATGACCGTCCAAACCGCTGGTCAGCGGCTTGTAGACGACAGCTTTTTGCTGTTCTTTAACGCCCAGGCGGAGGCCCAGGCGTTTCAAATTCCCGCTGAGGTGAAAAAAGAGCGCTGGTCCATGGTGCTCAACACCAGCGACCCCAAAGGCTTTATTCAAGAAAAGCGGATTTATAAACCGGGCAGCGCGATCGCCGTTGCCGACTTCTCGCTGGTCGTGCTGTGCAGCCCCCGAGTCCAGCCCGCCGGGGCTCAACGATGA
- a CDS encoding MGMT family protein, which translates to MTTYDRIYAVVRQIPRGKVATYGQVAELAGLVGKPRLVGYALYRVDMSIPDVPWQRVINARGEVSESPLRNGTDYIQRAMLEDEGVEFDHRGRVDLSLYKWRPPDTVIEQALAAFRERFDRERLDQ; encoded by the coding sequence ATGACGACCTACGACCGGATCTATGCTGTGGTGCGCCAAATTCCCCGGGGCAAAGTGGCCACCTACGGGCAGGTGGCGGAACTGGCGGGGCTGGTGGGTAAACCTCGCCTGGTGGGCTATGCCCTCTACCGGGTGGACATGTCGATTCCAGATGTGCCCTGGCAGCGCGTGATCAACGCCAGGGGAGAAGTATCCGAGTCCCCCCTGCGGAATGGCACCGACTACATTCAGCGGGCAATGCTAGAGGACGAAGGAGTGGAGTTTGACCATCGGGGTCGAGTCGATCTCAGCCTATACAAATGGCGCCCGCCCGATACCGTGATCGAGCAGGCGCTGGCAGCATTTAGAGAACGTTTTGATAGAGAACGTTTGGACCAGTAG
- a CDS encoding 30S ribosomal protein S1, with the protein MLNQDVKDADIGFTHEDFAALLDQYDYHFNPGDTVSGTVFSLEPRGALIDIGAKTAAYLPIQEMSINRVDHPEDVLRSNETREFFILTDENEDGQLTLSIRRIEYMRAWERVRQLQQEDATVRSGVFATNRGGALVRIEGLRGFIPGSHISTRKPKEDLVGEDLPLKFLEVDEERNRLVLSHRRALVERKMNGLQVGEVVLGAVRGLKPYGAFIDIGGVSGLLHISEISHDHIDTPHSVLNVNDEIKVMIIDLDAERGRISLSTKQLEPEPGDMVKNPDLVYDKAEEMAAKYREAMRRQAAEQAGELIDDSEEAYVEEEVAVAVD; encoded by the coding sequence ATGCTCAATCAGGACGTAAAGGACGCTGACATCGGGTTTACACACGAAGACTTTGCCGCACTACTGGACCAGTACGACTATCACTTCAACCCAGGCGATACCGTCTCTGGCACCGTGTTTAGTCTTGAGCCCAGGGGTGCCCTGATTGATATTGGTGCTAAAACCGCTGCCTACCTGCCCATTCAGGAGATGTCAATCAACCGGGTTGACCACCCCGAGGATGTGCTGCGCTCCAACGAAACTCGCGAGTTTTTCATTCTCACCGACGAGAACGAGGACGGGCAGCTGACCCTCTCCATCCGCCGGATTGAGTACATGCGGGCCTGGGAACGGGTGCGCCAGCTCCAGCAGGAAGATGCCACCGTGCGCTCGGGCGTGTTTGCCACCAACCGTGGCGGTGCCCTGGTTCGGATTGAAGGGCTGCGTGGGTTTATTCCTGGCTCCCACATCAGCACCCGCAAGCCTAAGGAAGACCTGGTCGGCGAAGACTTGCCCCTGAAGTTCCTGGAGGTGGACGAAGAGCGCAACCGCCTGGTGCTCAGCCACCGTCGGGCGCTGGTGGAGCGCAAGATGAACGGCCTGCAGGTGGGCGAAGTCGTGCTGGGGGCTGTGCGTGGCCTGAAGCCCTACGGTGCCTTTATCGACATCGGCGGCGTTAGCGGTCTGCTGCACATCTCCGAAATCTCCCACGATCACATTGACACGCCCCACAGCGTACTCAACGTCAACGACGAAATCAAGGTCATGATCATCGACCTCGATGCCGAGCGGGGACGGATTTCCCTCTCGACCAAGCAGCTGGAGCCCGAGCCCGGCGATATGGTGAAAAACCCGGATCTGGTCTACGACAAAGCCGAAGAAATGGCTGCCAAGTATCGCGAAGCCATGCGCCGTCAGGCCGCAGAGCAGGCGGGTGAGCTGATCGATGACTCCGAAGAGGCCTACGTGGAGGAAGAAGTGGCCGTAGCGGTCGACTAG
- the nrdR gene encoding transcriptional regulator NrdR, protein MHCPFCQHLNNRVLESRSAEAGRSIRRRRECLRCERRFTTYERIEYVPVTVIKRSEDRELFERSKVLRGIVRACEKTPVSSLAMEAIVDDIEAELQQRATREVTSVEIGEMVLAKLQTVNEVAFVRFASVYRQFQGIRDFAETLSELQDDQGDRPQKESENSHPSTYVVSTSL, encoded by the coding sequence ATGCATTGTCCGTTTTGTCAGCACCTCAACAACCGAGTATTAGAGTCGCGGTCGGCGGAGGCGGGGCGCAGCATTCGCAGACGGCGAGAATGTCTGCGCTGCGAACGGCGATTTACCACCTACGAACGGATCGAGTACGTGCCGGTTACTGTGATCAAGCGCAGCGAGGACCGGGAACTGTTTGAGCGCTCCAAGGTGCTGCGCGGCATCGTACGGGCCTGTGAAAAAACGCCGGTTTCCTCCCTGGCCATGGAGGCAATTGTTGACGATATTGAAGCCGAACTTCAGCAGCGCGCCACCCGAGAAGTCACCAGCGTCGAAATTGGCGAAATGGTGCTGGCCAAACTACAGACAGTCAATGAAGTCGCCTTTGTGCGGTTCGCCTCGGTGTACCGCCAGTTTCAGGGCATTCGTGATTTCGCCGAAACCCTAAGTGAGCTTCAGGATGATCAGGGCGATCGCCCTCAGAAGGAGAGCGAAAACAGCCATCCATCTACCTACGTCGTCTCTACATCTCTATAG
- a CDS encoding photosystem II reaction center protein T, with protein sequence MEAVAYIFIFACIIGTLFFAIAFREPPRIPKD encoded by the coding sequence ATGGAAGCTGTCGCTTACATCTTCATTTTTGCCTGCATCATTGGCACCCTGTTTTTTGCGATCGCCTTTCGCGAACCCCCCCGTATTCCCAAGGACTAG
- the psbB gene encoding photosystem II chlorophyll-binding protein CP47, with protein sequence MGLPWYRVHTVVINDPGRLIAVHLMHTALVAGWAGSMALFELATFDPSDPVLNPMWRQGMFVLPFMARLGVTESWGGWSVTGSTAVNPGFWSFEGVAAAHIVLSGLLFLAACWHWVYWDLDLFRDPRTGEPALDLPKMFGIHLFLSGLLCFGFGAFHLTGLWGPGMWVSDPYGLTGHVQGVAPEWGAAGFNPFNPGGIVAHHIAAGIVGIIAGLFHLTVRPPQRLYKALRMGNIETVLSSSIAAVFFAAFVVAGTMWYGSAATPIELFGPTRYQWDGDYFKQEIQRRVQADVNAGYSLAEAYGAIPEKLAFYDYVGNSPAKGGLFRVGPMVQGDGIAEGWLGHPVFKDKEGRELFVRRLPNFFETFPVVLVDKDGIVRADIPFRRAESKYSFEQTGVSVTFYGGDLAGQTITEPALVKRYARKAQLGEPFEFDRETLGSDGVFRTSTRGWFTYGHAVFALLFFFGHIWHGSRTLFRDVFAGIDPDLSPEQVEWGFFAKVGDTSTRKEETV encoded by the coding sequence ATGGGACTACCCTGGTACCGGGTACATACGGTCGTCATTAACGATCCCGGGCGACTGATTGCTGTACACCTAATGCACACGGCCCTGGTAGCTGGCTGGGCCGGCTCCATGGCGCTATTCGAACTGGCCACCTTTGACCCCAGCGACCCCGTGCTCAACCCCATGTGGCGGCAGGGCATGTTTGTGCTGCCCTTTATGGCTCGCCTGGGCGTGACCGAGTCCTGGGGCGGCTGGAGCGTAACCGGCTCAACCGCTGTCAACCCCGGCTTCTGGTCCTTTGAGGGCGTGGCTGCGGCCCACATTGTGCTGTCGGGTCTGCTGTTTCTGGCCGCCTGCTGGCACTGGGTCTACTGGGATCTAGACCTGTTCCGCGATCCTCGCACCGGCGAACCGGCGCTGGATCTGCCCAAAATGTTTGGCATTCACCTGTTTCTGTCGGGTCTACTCTGCTTCGGGTTTGGCGCGTTTCACCTGACCGGTCTCTGGGGACCTGGCATGTGGGTGTCCGACCCCTACGGCCTGACGGGCCATGTTCAGGGGGTCGCGCCTGAATGGGGAGCGGCTGGCTTTAACCCCTTCAACCCTGGCGGTATTGTGGCTCACCACATCGCGGCCGGTATTGTGGGCATTATTGCCGGTCTGTTCCACCTGACGGTGCGTCCGCCCCAGCGCCTCTACAAAGCGCTGCGCATGGGTAACATCGAGACCGTTCTCTCTAGCAGTATTGCGGCGGTGTTCTTTGCGGCCTTTGTGGTGGCCGGTACCATGTGGTACGGCAGTGCCGCTACCCCCATCGAGCTGTTTGGCCCCACCCGCTACCAGTGGGATGGCGACTACTTCAAGCAGGAAATTCAGCGGCGGGTACAGGCCGACGTCAACGCCGGGTATAGCCTGGCTGAGGCCTACGGCGCCATTCCCGAAAAACTGGCCTTCTACGACTACGTGGGCAACAGCCCGGCCAAGGGCGGTCTGTTCCGGGTTGGTCCGATGGTTCAGGGCGACGGCATTGCTGAGGGTTGGCTGGGCCATCCTGTTTTCAAGGACAAGGAAGGTCGCGAACTCTTTGTGCGTCGCCTGCCCAACTTCTTTGAGACCTTCCCCGTGGTGCTGGTCGACAAAGACGGTATTGTCCGAGCTGACATTCCCTTCCGCCGGGCTGAATCTAAGTACAGCTTTGAGCAGACTGGCGTAAGCGTCACCTTCTACGGTGGCGATCTGGCCGGCCAGACCATTACCGAACCGGCGCTGGTCAAGCGCTACGCCCGTAAGGCTCAACTCGGTGAGCCCTTCGAGTTCGACCGCGAGACCCTGGGCTCTGACGGGGTCTTCCGCACCAGCACTCGCGGCTGGTTCACCTACGGCCACGCGGTATTTGCGCTGCTGTTCTTCTTTGGCCACATCTGGCACGGGTCTCGCACCCTGTTCCGCGATGTGTTTGCAGGTATCGACCCCGATCTGTCTCCCGAGCAGGTGGAGTGGGGCTTCTTTGCCAAGGTGGGGGATACCTCTACCCGTAAAGAAGAAACGGTTTAG
- a CDS encoding 2Fe-2S iron-sulfur cluster-binding protein, with product MANVKFVNEEAEIIVADGSNLRFKALENRIDLYTFGGKLMNCGGYGQCGTCVVDVVEGGENLSPRTQVEERKLKKWPASCRLACQTTVQGPVSVVTKPSRKSKASAKATKSA from the coding sequence ATGGCTAATGTTAAGTTTGTTAACGAAGAGGCGGAGATCATTGTTGCCGACGGGTCCAACCTGCGTTTCAAGGCGCTAGAAAACCGCATCGACCTCTATACGTTTGGCGGCAAGCTGATGAACTGCGGCGGCTATGGCCAGTGCGGCACCTGCGTTGTGGATGTTGTGGAGGGGGGCGAGAATCTTTCGCCCCGGACCCAGGTGGAGGAGCGCAAGCTGAAAAAGTGGCCTGCCAGCTGTCGCCTGGCCTGCCAGACTACGGTGCAAGGTCCCGTTTCGGTGGTCACCAAGCCCAGCCGTAAGTCGAAGGCCTCGGCCAAGGCGACCAAGAGCGCCTGA
- the psbM gene encoding photosystem II reaction center protein PsbM produces the protein MEVNKLGFVASILFVLVPTVFLLILYIQTSSKQTGS, from the coding sequence ATGGAAGTTAATAAACTGGGTTTTGTGGCCAGCATTCTCTTTGTGCTGGTGCCGACGGTTTTCTTGCTGATTCTGTACATTCAGACCTCCAGCAAACAAACGGGTTCGTAG